A DNA window from Deinococcus malanensis contains the following coding sequences:
- a CDS encoding GNAT family N-acetyltransferase, translating into MSVALRPLEPGDEGAAVRWAADPLFCQAASWTVGLSPRVIRRHWAALIAGTQADFRRWGVTLDARLVGYVDLANLSTLSGELGVAIGERSLWGQGVARRACELLLQEAWELGLHTVTAEVHRPNMRSHALMRRLGFQQCGIRRPEPYYGVPVAVVQYVLKRQDRALSPSSADTRTAG; encoded by the coding sequence GTGAGTGTTGCCCTTCGTCCGCTTGAGCCCGGCGATGAAGGGGCCGCAGTGCGCTGGGCCGCCGACCCACTGTTCTGTCAGGCGGCCAGCTGGACCGTGGGGCTGTCGCCCCGGGTGATCCGGCGCCACTGGGCAGCCCTGATCGCGGGGACACAGGCCGACTTCCGGCGCTGGGGGGTCACCCTGGACGCGCGGCTGGTGGGGTATGTGGATCTGGCCAACCTGAGCACATTGTCCGGAGAACTGGGCGTGGCCATTGGCGAGCGCAGCCTGTGGGGCCAGGGCGTGGCCCGGCGGGCTTGCGAACTCCTGCTTCAGGAAGCCTGGGAGCTGGGCCTGCATACCGTGACTGCCGAGGTTCATAGGCCGAATATGCGGTCACACGCGCTGATGCGAAGGCTGGGCTTCCAGCAATGCGGAATACGTCGGCCGGAGCCCTATTACGGGGTGCCGGTTGCGGTCGTTCAATACGTGCTCAAACGCCAGGACCGCGCACTCAGCCCTTCAAGCGCTGACACCCGAACGGCGGGCTAA
- a CDS encoding NAD(P)H-dependent flavin oxidoreductase, with protein MTTVRHEPGSQRRDAGVLDALGLTVPVVLAPMAGGVGTPELAAAVSRAGGLGSLGAAYLSPAQIVQAMDAVRHLTDRPFAVNLFALQPVPQITPAQVEAACAELLPFHAALHLPSPSLPTHLQEDFEAQLEAVLAAPPAVFSFAFGRLESGHLRALKAAGVVVVGTATSVPEALTLETDGVDAVVAQGAAAGGHRGGWQHDELADTLELTRAVARAVSLPVIAAGGLMTREDVNAVLDAGASLAQCGTAFLLADEAGTSSAYRAALTRGGDTVLTRAFSGRTARGLRNAVSDAVAHPLPYPHQNALTRPLRSAGAQAGQADVLSLWAGEGFTLARPGPAAGLLAALAPEVSGHVGHPEK; from the coding sequence ATGACGACAGTGCGACATGAGCCGGGTTCGCAAAGGCGTGACGCCGGGGTACTTGATGCGCTCGGTCTGACAGTCCCGGTGGTGCTGGCACCCATGGCAGGCGGCGTGGGAACACCAGAGCTGGCTGCTGCCGTCTCCCGGGCCGGAGGACTGGGAAGTCTGGGTGCGGCCTACCTGAGCCCGGCGCAGATTGTTCAGGCCATGGACGCCGTCCGCCACCTGACCGACCGGCCCTTTGCGGTGAATCTGTTTGCGCTGCAACCAGTCCCGCAGATCACACCTGCCCAGGTCGAGGCGGCCTGTGCGGAACTCCTCCCGTTTCACGCCGCCCTGCATCTCCCCTCGCCGTCCCTGCCCACGCACCTTCAGGAGGACTTCGAAGCCCAGCTCGAAGCAGTCCTGGCCGCGCCACCTGCGGTGTTCTCGTTTGCCTTCGGGCGGTTGGAGTCCGGACATCTCCGCGCCTTGAAGGCAGCCGGTGTCGTGGTGGTCGGCACAGCCACCAGTGTGCCCGAAGCCCTGACCCTGGAAACCGACGGGGTGGACGCCGTGGTGGCGCAGGGCGCAGCGGCCGGCGGTCACCGGGGCGGGTGGCAGCACGACGAGCTGGCCGACACCCTGGAACTGACGCGCGCAGTCGCACGTGCAGTCTCTCTCCCGGTCATCGCCGCCGGGGGCCTGATGACACGCGAGGACGTGAATGCCGTCCTGGACGCGGGCGCGAGCCTAGCACAGTGTGGCACTGCCTTTCTCCTGGCGGACGAGGCCGGAACTTCCAGCGCTTACCGGGCGGCCCTGACGCGGGGCGGGGATACCGTTCTGACCCGTGCCTTCAGCGGACGCACCGCACGTGGTCTGCGCAATGCTGTCAGCGACGCGGTCGCCCATCCCCTTCCCTATCCCCACCAGAACGCGCTGACCCGGCCCCTGCGGAGTGCTGGCGCGCAGGCCGGACAGGCAGACGTCCTGAGCCTGTGGGCGGGCGAGGGGTTCACGCTTGCCCGGCCAGGACCCGCAGCAGGGTTGCTGGCGGCGCTGGCTCCGGAGGTGAGCGGTCATGTCGGACACCCCGAGAAGTGA
- a CDS encoding peptide chain release factor 3, with amino-acid sequence MSTPDTNPAALPGEIARRRTFAIISHPDAGKTTITEKLLLYGGAIQEAGSVTAKEGRSHTKSDWMSIEQQRGISISSSALTFEYAGRHINLLDTPGHQDFSEDTYRTLTAADSALMVLDAARGVQAQTEKLFAVCRNRGIPILTFVNKMDRPAQDPFELIAQVEETLKITAVPLTWPIGDGPDFKGVYDLQTGQVLAFERTSGGKHRAPMQTAGLNDPKLVELVGADLAAKLQEDVELIQGAMAEFDPEAFLNGELTPVFFGSAMNNFGVEHFLSNFVDLAPSPGPVETNLGERAPEAPFAGFIFKLQANMSKQHRDRTAYMRVMSGHFERGMDVTHTRTGRKLRLSQAHTLFAQDREKVEEAYPGDIVGLVNPGVFQIGDVISVDGKVTLPSFPRFTPETFATLSLRDVGKRKAFMKGLTQLAEEGVVQVFYPTDGARDPYLGAVGPLQFEVFQARLAEEYGVDVEMNVTSYQLVRWLAGDPSNVARFARHVEDDQGRPVMLFRSKYDLEYTAEQHPEIEFLPLPKDLTRV; translated from the coding sequence ATGAGCACCCCCGACACCAACCCGGCCGCCCTGCCCGGCGAGATCGCCCGGCGACGCACCTTCGCCATCATTTCCCACCCGGACGCCGGGAAAACGACCATTACCGAAAAGCTTCTGCTGTACGGCGGCGCCATTCAGGAAGCCGGGTCGGTCACCGCCAAAGAGGGCCGCAGCCACACCAAGTCCGACTGGATGAGCATCGAGCAGCAGCGCGGAATTTCCATTTCCAGCAGTGCGCTGACCTTCGAGTATGCCGGTCGCCACATCAACCTGCTGGACACCCCCGGACACCAGGATTTCAGCGAGGACACCTACCGCACCCTGACTGCCGCCGACAGCGCCCTGATGGTGCTGGACGCCGCCCGTGGCGTGCAGGCCCAGACCGAGAAGCTGTTCGCGGTGTGCCGCAATCGGGGCATTCCGATCCTGACCTTCGTCAACAAGATGGACCGCCCGGCGCAGGACCCGTTCGAGCTGATCGCCCAGGTCGAGGAGACCCTGAAAATCACGGCGGTGCCGCTGACCTGGCCCATCGGGGACGGTCCGGATTTCAAGGGTGTGTATGACCTGCAGACCGGTCAGGTGCTGGCCTTCGAGCGCACCTCCGGCGGCAAGCACCGCGCGCCCATGCAGACGGCGGGCCTGAACGACCCCAAGCTGGTTGAGCTGGTCGGGGCGGACCTTGCCGCCAAGCTGCAGGAAGACGTGGAGCTGATTCAGGGCGCCATGGCTGAGTTCGACCCCGAGGCGTTCCTGAACGGCGAACTGACGCCCGTGTTCTTCGGCTCGGCCATGAACAACTTCGGCGTGGAGCACTTCCTGAGCAACTTCGTGGATCTGGCGCCGTCCCCGGGTCCGGTCGAGACCAACCTGGGAGAGCGTGCCCCTGAGGCTCCTTTTGCAGGCTTTATCTTCAAGCTGCAGGCCAACATGAGCAAGCAGCACCGCGACCGCACCGCCTACATGCGCGTCATGAGCGGCCACTTCGAGCGCGGCATGGACGTCACCCACACCCGCACAGGCCGCAAGCTGCGACTGTCGCAGGCCCATACCCTGTTTGCCCAGGACCGCGAGAAGGTGGAGGAAGCCTACCCCGGCGACATCGTGGGTCTGGTCAACCCCGGCGTGTTCCAGATTGGGGATGTCATCAGCGTGGACGGCAAGGTGACGCTGCCCAGCTTCCCTCGCTTTACGCCGGAGACCTTTGCCACCCTTTCTCTGCGGGACGTGGGCAAGCGCAAGGCCTTTATGAAAGGGCTGACCCAGCTGGCCGAGGAAGGCGTGGTGCAGGTCTTCTACCCCACGGACGGGGCGCGTGACCCGTACCTGGGCGCTGTCGGGCCTTTGCAGTTCGAGGTGTTCCAGGCCCGTCTGGCCGAGGAATACGGTGTGGATGTGGAGATGAACGTCACCAGCTATCAGCTTGTGCGCTGGCTGGCCGGTGATCCAAGCAACGTCGCCCGCTTCGCCCGCCACGTGGAAGACGACCAGGGACGCCCGGTGATGCTGTTCCGCAGCAAGTACGACCTGGAATACACCGCCGAACAGCACCCGGAGATCGAGTTTTTGCCGCTGCCTAAGGATTTGACGCGAGTGTGA
- a CDS encoding histone deacetylase family protein: MSAFSHPFRAFTAFRRAAYSAGPAPRRQFLPREFLELLLRGAQARLPLYDAPDLPWALAEAVHDPAYLHRWRQGQVTRAEERALGFPWTPAVVERGLGSSGATLAATRDALHGGLGINLGGGTHHAFADRAEGFSFLNDVAISVRWLLEAGHARRILVLDLDVHQGNGTASMLSAERLVLTVSVHAQSNYPFHKERSGLDVALPDGTGDEAYLQALEAKVAPAVTAFQPDFLFYLAGADVLAGDQLGRLALTPAGVRDRDNRVLLWAARAGLPTTLVMAGGYHRDPQTLIDVRLGTLDAALAAFGPVDRHKVTAPAAPG, translated from the coding sequence ATGAGCGCGTTTTCCCACCCGTTCCGGGCATTTACCGCGTTTCGCCGTGCCGCGTATTCTGCTGGTCCCGCACCTCGCCGGCAGTTCCTGCCCCGCGAATTTCTGGAACTGCTGCTCAGGGGAGCCCAGGCCCGGCTGCCGCTGTATGACGCCCCGGACCTGCCGTGGGCCCTAGCCGAGGCGGTGCACGACCCCGCTTACCTGCACCGCTGGCGTCAGGGGCAGGTCACCCGCGCCGAAGAACGTGCCCTGGGGTTTCCCTGGACGCCCGCTGTGGTGGAACGCGGTCTGGGCAGCAGCGGCGCCACCCTGGCGGCCACCCGTGACGCCCTGCACGGGGGGCTGGGAATCAACCTGGGTGGAGGCACCCACCACGCCTTTGCAGACCGCGCCGAGGGCTTTTCCTTTCTGAACGACGTGGCGATCAGCGTCCGGTGGCTGCTGGAGGCTGGGCACGCCCGGCGCATTCTGGTGCTTGACCTCGATGTTCACCAGGGCAACGGCACGGCCAGCATGCTCAGCGCCGAGCGCCTGGTCCTGACGGTCAGTGTGCACGCCCAGAGCAACTACCCCTTTCATAAGGAACGCAGCGGACTGGATGTGGCGCTGCCGGATGGTACGGGGGATGAAGCTTATCTGCAGGCCCTCGAGGCGAAGGTGGCACCGGCGGTCACGGCCTTCCAGCCTGATTTTCTGTTCTACCTGGCCGGGGCGGACGTCCTGGCCGGTGATCAGCTGGGTCGCCTGGCCCTGACCCCCGCCGGTGTGCGTGACCGCGACAACCGGGTGCTGCTCTGGGCGGCCCGCGCCGGTCTGCCGACCACGCTGGTCATGGCAGGAGGCTACCACCGTGACCCGCAGACCCTGATTGATGTGCGGCTGGGAACGCTGGACGCGGCGCTGGCGGCCTTTGGCCCGGTGGACCGGCATAAAGTCACAGCACCTGCTGCGCCCGGCTGA